The proteins below come from a single Serratia ficaria genomic window:
- a CDS encoding alpha/beta hydrolase — MSVLRILVLLAAAANLPAHAKLPVRAAAPESSIRWQSCLNSGFQRWFEDTPPPGLRCGYVDAPLIYPESAGQALSDRSETVRLALTLLPATGPKKGSLVVIAGGPGLPGINPQLAADASVARLRKSYDIIGYDPRGVGQSTPKIACQRGENDETPSPDDNDLAGAESQVREMIAACIRQTGAEALQHIGTDEAVNDLNVIRRALGEPGLTAVAYSYGTKVAALYAERYPKKTRALVLDGVVDLAEDDFAQRVNQERAYQQSFQRFAAYCGKTGSCPLSADANQALQSYHAMLRQLHERPFVTQDGYEISADDVITATRSLLPWPERWHELATLVRQINAGIAGRQVADLIDESYSPDADDALNVITCADVADPGADPQRLRRQRQEVNTAALFSHYLPLHEYPLEMCDLWPYRGKDRPHAAVASPSLPPLLFVGQRYDPATPYRNAQAMAARFKSPLITRERDGHTLVLNGIDRCVDESVVDYLLAPKKPRRDKVCR; from the coding sequence ATGTCAGTACTGCGTATTCTGGTGTTGCTTGCCGCCGCCGCCAATCTGCCCGCCCATGCCAAACTGCCGGTCCGCGCCGCCGCGCCGGAAAGCAGCATCCGCTGGCAATCTTGCCTGAACAGCGGATTTCAGCGCTGGTTCGAAGATACGCCGCCGCCCGGCTTGCGCTGCGGCTACGTCGACGCGCCGCTGATCTACCCGGAAAGCGCCGGCCAGGCGTTGTCGGACCGGAGCGAAACCGTGCGTCTGGCGCTGACGCTGCTGCCGGCCACCGGGCCGAAAAAGGGCAGCCTGGTGGTGATCGCCGGCGGGCCGGGGCTGCCGGGCATCAATCCGCAGCTGGCCGCCGACGCCAGCGTCGCCCGCCTGAGAAAATCCTACGACATCATCGGCTACGATCCGCGCGGCGTGGGGCAGTCGACGCCGAAGATCGCCTGCCAGCGCGGCGAAAACGACGAAACGCCGTCGCCGGATGACAATGACCTGGCCGGCGCGGAAAGCCAGGTGCGGGAAATGATCGCCGCCTGCATCAGGCAAACCGGCGCCGAGGCGCTGCAGCATATCGGCACCGATGAGGCGGTCAACGACCTGAACGTTATCCGGCGCGCGCTGGGCGAACCGGGGTTGACCGCGGTGGCCTATTCCTACGGCACCAAGGTGGCGGCGCTGTACGCCGAGCGCTACCCGAAGAAAACCCGCGCGCTGGTGCTGGATGGCGTGGTGGACCTGGCCGAAGACGACTTTGCCCAGCGGGTGAATCAGGAACGGGCTTACCAGCAGAGCTTCCAGCGCTTTGCGGCCTACTGCGGCAAAACCGGCAGCTGCCCGTTGTCCGCCGACGCCAATCAGGCGCTGCAAAGCTACCATGCGATGCTGCGCCAACTGCACGAACGCCCGTTCGTGACGCAGGACGGCTACGAGATTTCCGCCGATGACGTCATTACCGCAACCCGCTCGCTGCTGCCATGGCCGGAGCGTTGGCATGAACTGGCTACCCTGGTGCGGCAAATCAACGCCGGCATCGCCGGCCGGCAGGTCGCCGATCTGATTGACGAAAGCTACTCGCCGGACGCCGATGACGCCCTGAACGTCATTACCTGCGCCGATGTCGCCGACCCGGGCGCCGATCCGCAGCGGCTGCGGCGGCAGCGTCAGGAGGTCAACACCGCCGCGCTGTTCAGCCATTATCTGCCGCTGCACGAGTATCCGCTGGAAATGTGTGACCTGTGGCCGTACCGCGGCAAGGATCGGCCGCATGCGGCGGTAGCGTCGCCGTCGCTGCCGCCGCTGCTGTTTGTCGGCCAGCGTTACGATCCGGCCACGCCATACCGCAACGCGCAGGCGATGGCCGCCAGGTTCAAAAGCCCGCTGATCACCCGCGAACGGGACGGACACACGCTGGTGCTGAACGGGATCGATCGCTGCGTGGATGAAAGCGTGGTGGATTACCTGCTGGCGCCGAAAAAGCCGCGGCGCGACAAGGTGTGCCGCTGA
- a CDS encoding DMT family transporter, whose protein sequence is MFIGVLFALMAGLMWGLIFVGPLLVPDYPAALQSTGRYLAFGLIALPLAWLDRRRLRRLLRKDWLEALKLTAIGNLLYYLCLASAIQRTGAPVSTMIIGTLPVVISITANLFYGRHDGRLAWRKLAPALVLIGCGLACVNVAELRGNEAPLDGWRYLSGLGLALLAVACWTWFPLRNARWLRENPTQRPATWATAQGVVTLPLALLGYLLVCGQLAITQPAFALPFGPRPEVFILLMLIIGVFCSWLGALCWNEASQRLPTVLVGPLIVFEILAGLAYTFILRQAWPPLLTLCGIACLIVGVVYAMRIKPQPVEEGE, encoded by the coding sequence ATGTTTATTGGCGTGTTGTTTGCCCTGATGGCCGGGCTGATGTGGGGGTTGATCTTCGTCGGCCCGCTGTTGGTGCCGGATTATCCCGCTGCGCTGCAGTCCACCGGGCGTTATCTGGCCTTCGGGCTGATCGCCTTGCCGTTGGCCTGGCTCGATCGTCGCCGTTTGCGGCGGCTGCTGCGCAAAGACTGGCTGGAGGCGCTCAAGCTGACCGCCATCGGCAACCTGCTGTATTACCTGTGCCTGGCCAGCGCCATTCAGCGCACCGGCGCGCCGGTTTCCACCATGATCATCGGCACCTTGCCGGTGGTGATTTCCATTACCGCCAATCTGTTTTATGGCCGGCACGACGGGCGCCTGGCCTGGCGCAAGCTGGCGCCGGCGCTGGTATTGATCGGCTGCGGCCTGGCCTGCGTTAACGTCGCCGAGCTGCGGGGCAACGAGGCGCCCCTCGACGGTTGGCGTTATCTCAGCGGCCTGGGGCTGGCGCTGTTGGCGGTGGCTTGCTGGACCTGGTTCCCGCTGCGCAACGCCCGCTGGCTGCGGGAGAACCCGACGCAGCGGCCCGCCACCTGGGCCACGGCGCAGGGGGTAGTGACCTTGCCGCTGGCGCTGTTGGGCTATCTGCTGGTATGCGGCCAACTGGCCATTACCCAGCCTGCGTTCGCATTGCCGTTCGGGCCGCGGCCGGAAGTGTTTATCCTGCTGATGCTGATCATTGGCGTATTCTGCTCCTGGCTGGGCGCGCTGTGTTGGAACGAAGCCAGCCAGCGTTTGCCGACGGTGCTGGTGGGGCCGCTGATCGTGTTCGAAATTCTGGCGGGGCTGGCCTATACCTTCATCTTGCGCCAGGCTTGGCCGCCGTTGTTGACGCTATGCGGCATCGCCTGTTTGATTGTCGGGGTGGTGTATGCCATGCGCATCAAACCGCAGCCGGTGGAGGAAGGGGAATAA
- a CDS encoding GNAT family N-acetyltransferase, whose amino-acid sequence MNILLQAASRAQQPLLAAMLPDYLGELGADIDYPHLPLYWREAGRYPYLIFNERQPVGFALVRMRDPEVREMAEFYVTRPWRKYGVGQSAARALFALHPGRWQLSVLADNPGALAFWLSLMPPDAYRAWIDTPGERPHWRLAFTSAG is encoded by the coding sequence ATGAATATTCTGCTCCAGGCCGCATCCCGTGCGCAGCAGCCGCTGCTGGCCGCCATGCTGCCCGACTATCTTGGCGAGCTCGGCGCCGACATCGACTACCCCCATCTGCCGCTCTACTGGCGGGAAGCCGGGCGCTACCCCTATCTGATTTTCAACGAACGCCAACCGGTGGGATTTGCCCTGGTCAGAATGCGGGATCCTGAGGTGCGGGAAATGGCCGAATTCTACGTCACTCGGCCATGGCGAAAATACGGCGTCGGCCAAAGCGCCGCCCGGGCGCTGTTCGCCCTGCACCCCGGCCGCTGGCAGCTGTCGGTGTTGGCGGATAACCCGGGCGCGCTGGCCTTTTGGCTGTCGCTGATGCCGCCCGACGCCTACCGCGCCTGGATTGATACGCCCGGCGAGCGGCCGCACTGGCGACTGGCGTTTACCTCCGCGGGCTGA
- a CDS encoding DUF3772 domain-containing protein codes for MLKPRQLFFCLFLLFGLQAAPLAFAAEQDDAAAAESAPIDSATQLKNAQKQLDSIKQQVSKASTDNQLSKLRLATDDLAAGLDKLATDLQPAQEKLQAQLDVLGPPPAAGAQPETPAVVQQRNALNNSKKQLDDAVKRAQAIHTGALDLGQQIGDLRRVAFKTQLALNTGSILGAKFWSPIAHPSDEDAQRLAQFNAEMKGAWDASWQEEWRYGTLALLALAVIIWSWGRYYSERFLAWVSIRFLPDGRLRRSFMAIATVALTVITTGISLNLLNQIFTRVQPLPVMLQDFSEGFGKLAIFCALIAGLGRAALSLNRPSWRLASLDDAVATGLRYFSPLLAALALAFGTIELINNVVSASLSTTIFGNGLVAGLIGMVLLAIPLRAQRIRRRLEQQGEHIEKRSTLSGLVHMATLACSLIILLSLLVGYIAFARFLTYQVIWIVLVLMTFYFTVLFATDLCAAIFSSQTTSGKTLKKSFNFKDRHLEQMSIITTAVAKCTLLLLTIVSLFNGSFGTTTPNTLLEKIAAILTGEGLEKLNIVPGNLINALICLAIGIYILRVTQRWLSNELLPKTISDVGIRASLVTLFSNVGYVLLILITLAALGIQWNNLAWIVSALSVGIGFGLQEIVKNFISGLILLTERPVKVGDMIGIGGVEGDVRRINVRATEIQLSDRSTMIVPNSQLISQNVRNATMGNAQGVVTIALTFPTDIDPEQVRNILLSAYNDYEAILDAPAPYVRFSQLGPEGIILSVTGYVPSPRMVGATKSELLFNILKLLRAERVSMSSPQEVVFMKQQAKSLANEEEQSS; via the coding sequence ATGTTAAAGCCCCGTCAACTCTTTTTTTGCCTGTTCCTGTTGTTCGGCCTGCAGGCGGCGCCGCTGGCCTTCGCCGCGGAGCAGGATGATGCCGCCGCCGCCGAGAGCGCGCCGATAGACAGCGCCACCCAGCTGAAAAACGCCCAAAAGCAGCTGGACAGCATCAAGCAGCAGGTGTCCAAAGCCAGCACCGATAACCAGCTCAGCAAACTGCGGCTGGCCACCGACGATCTCGCCGCCGGGTTGGACAAGCTGGCGACCGATCTGCAGCCGGCGCAGGAAAAGCTGCAGGCGCAGCTCGACGTGTTGGGGCCGCCGCCGGCCGCCGGCGCTCAGCCTGAAACACCGGCGGTGGTGCAGCAGCGCAACGCGCTCAACAACAGTAAAAAACAGTTGGACGACGCGGTGAAGCGCGCGCAGGCGATCCACACCGGCGCGCTCGATCTGGGGCAGCAAATTGGCGATCTGCGCCGGGTGGCGTTCAAAACCCAGCTGGCGTTGAATACCGGCAGCATTCTGGGCGCCAAGTTCTGGTCGCCGATCGCGCATCCCTCGGATGAAGACGCGCAGCGTTTGGCCCAGTTCAACGCCGAGATGAAAGGCGCCTGGGACGCCAGCTGGCAGGAGGAGTGGCGCTACGGCACGCTCGCCTTGCTGGCGCTGGCGGTGATCATCTGGTCCTGGGGCCGCTACTACTCCGAGCGTTTTTTGGCCTGGGTCAGCATTCGTTTTCTGCCGGACGGCCGCCTGCGCCGCAGCTTTATGGCCATCGCCACCGTGGCGCTCACCGTGATCACCACCGGCATCTCGTTGAATCTGCTGAATCAGATCTTCACCCGCGTGCAGCCGTTGCCGGTGATGCTGCAGGACTTTTCCGAAGGCTTTGGCAAACTGGCGATTTTTTGCGCGTTGATCGCCGGCCTGGGCCGCGCGGCGCTGTCGCTCAACCGACCTTCATGGCGCCTGGCGTCGCTGGATGACGCGGTGGCCACCGGCCTGCGCTACTTCTCGCCGCTGCTGGCCGCGCTGGCGTTGGCGTTCGGCACCATCGAGCTGATCAACAACGTGGTGAGCGCCAGCCTGAGCACCACCATTTTCGGCAACGGGTTGGTGGCCGGGCTTATCGGCATGGTGTTGCTGGCGATCCCGCTGCGCGCCCAGCGCATCCGCCGCCGGCTGGAGCAGCAGGGCGAACATATCGAAAAGCGTTCCACCCTCAGCGGCCTGGTGCATATGGCCACGCTGGCGTGTTCGCTGATCATTCTGCTTTCGCTGCTGGTCGGTTACATCGCCTTCGCCCGCTTCCTGACTTATCAGGTGATCTGGATCGTTCTGGTTCTGATGACCTTCTATTTTACCGTGCTGTTCGCCACCGACCTGTGCGCCGCCATCTTCTCGTCGCAGACCACCAGCGGCAAAACGCTGAAGAAATCGTTCAACTTTAAAGATCGCCATCTGGAACAGATGTCGATCATCACCACCGCGGTGGCCAAATGTACGTTGCTGCTGCTGACCATCGTCTCGCTGTTCAACGGCTCCTTCGGCACCACCACGCCGAATACGCTGCTGGAAAAGATCGCCGCCATCCTGACCGGCGAAGGGCTGGAAAAGCTGAACATCGTGCCAGGCAACCTGATCAACGCGTTGATTTGCCTGGCGATCGGCATCTATATCCTGCGGGTGACCCAGCGTTGGCTGAGCAATGAGCTGCTGCCGAAAACCATTTCGGACGTCGGCATCCGCGCCTCGCTGGTCACGCTGTTCAGCAACGTCGGCTATGTGCTGCTGATCCTGATCACGCTGGCGGCGCTGGGCATTCAGTGGAATAACCTGGCGTGGATCGTCAGCGCCCTGTCGGTGGGTATCGGTTTCGGCCTGCAGGAGATTGTGAAAAACTTCATTTCCGGCCTGATCCTGCTGACCGAACGGCCGGTGAAGGTAGGGGATATGATCGGCATCGGCGGCGTGGAGGGCGATGTGCGCCGCATCAACGTGCGCGCCACCGAAATCCAGCTCAGCGACCGTTCGACCATGATCGTGCCGAATTCGCAGCTGATCTCGCAGAACGTGCGCAACGCCACCATGGGCAATGCCCAGGGCGTGGTCACCATTGCGCTGACGTTCCCGACCGACATCGATCCGGAGCAGGTGCGCAATATTCTGCTGAGCGCCTACAACGACTACGAGGCCATTCTGGACGCGCCGGCGCCTTACGTGCGCTTCAGCCAGCTGGGGCCGGAAGGCATTATCCTCAGCGTGACCGGCTACGTCCCCAGTCCGCGCATGGTCGGCGCCACCAAGAGCGAGCTGCTGTTCAATATCCTCAAACTGCTGCGCGCAGAACGCGTCAGCATGTCCAGCCCGCAGGAAGTGGTGTTTATGAAGCAGCAGGCGAAAAGCCTGGCCAATGAAGAGGAACAGTCTTCGTAA
- a CDS encoding AraC family transcriptional regulator — protein sequence MQGVPEQFPFEKDCAQFRHLPHLPGVELYQAHIERYAFEPHTHDAFAIGTVNAGAERFRYRGAQHLAAPGSLVLMNPDELHTGEAETPGGWRYRMLYLAPEALEQLSGERGQWFTDAVREDPLAAQRLSAILAGLWREHDPLAIDGLLLEAVGLLRPHIRVAHGEKAEAAHRFEIVKQYLRDNFSEAITLNQLAALVSLSPYHFLRKFKAEYHVSPHQMLMAIRLSQAKRLLERGLPAAQVAAAAGLTDQAHLTRAFANRYGVTPVRFQKQVKLG from the coding sequence GTGCAGGGTGTTCCAGAACAGTTTCCGTTTGAAAAGGACTGCGCGCAGTTTCGGCATTTGCCCCACTTACCGGGTGTAGAACTTTATCAGGCGCATATCGAACGCTACGCCTTCGAACCGCACACCCACGACGCCTTCGCCATCGGCACCGTGAACGCCGGGGCGGAGCGTTTTCGCTACCGCGGCGCGCAGCATCTGGCGGCACCGGGTTCCCTGGTGCTGATGAACCCCGACGAACTGCACACCGGCGAAGCGGAGACCCCCGGAGGCTGGCGCTACCGCATGCTCTATCTGGCGCCCGAGGCGCTGGAACAGCTTTCCGGTGAACGGGGGCAGTGGTTCACCGACGCGGTGCGCGAGGATCCGCTGGCGGCGCAGCGGTTGTCCGCCATTCTCGCCGGGCTGTGGCGGGAACATGACCCGCTGGCCATCGACGGCCTGTTGCTGGAGGCGGTCGGGCTGTTGCGCCCGCACATTCGCGTGGCGCACGGGGAAAAGGCCGAAGCGGCGCACCGCTTTGAGATTGTTAAACAGTATCTGCGCGATAATTTCTCCGAAGCCATTACGCTCAACCAACTGGCTGCGCTGGTATCGCTCAGCCCGTACCATTTTCTGCGTAAATTCAAGGCCGAATACCACGTTTCGCCGCATCAGATGCTGATGGCTATCCGCCTGTCGCAGGCCAAGCGGCTGTTGGAGCGCGGCCTGCCCGCCGCTCAGGTGGCGGCGGCGGCGGGGTTGACCGACCAGGCGCACCTGACGCGCGCCTTCGCTAACCGTTACGGCGTCACGCCGGTGCGTTTTCAAAAACAGGTTAAATTGGGTTAA
- a CDS encoding glycine zipper domain-containing protein, whose product MFGKAEDKANEAAGAVEEAFGKATDSQEHQVRGAARKYASQASYAARDAADSVRTQVESNPLAGVAIAAAVGIVFGFLLGRK is encoded by the coding sequence ATGTTTGGAAAAGCTGAAGACAAAGCCAACGAAGCGGCCGGCGCGGTAGAAGAAGCGTTTGGCAAAGCCACCGACTCGCAGGAGCATCAGGTTCGCGGCGCGGCGCGCAAATACGCCTCGCAGGCCAGCTATGCCGCCCGAGATGCGGCCGACAGCGTAAGAACCCAGGTGGAATCAAATCCGCTGGCCGGCGTGGCCATTGCCGCGGCGGTGGGCATCGTGTTCGGCTTCCTGCTGGGCCGTAAATAG
- the mgtS gene encoding protein MgtS translates to MGNMTVFVGFLAIISSLGLLAAYMSTKWDD, encoded by the coding sequence ATGGGAAATATGACGGTTTTTGTAGGATTCCTGGCAATAATCAGCTCTCTGGGCCTGTTGGCGGCCTATATGAGCACCAAATGGGATGATTGA
- a CDS encoding ABC-F family ATP-binding cassette domain-containing protein, whose product MSTLLSAQSVGYDNAFGPLLSEVSFSLKKGDRIGLIGHNGCGKSTLLKILSGDLPAGAGSVTSSQKCLMALVEQRLPEALRASTLLDTVLARLPHSQHLSERWRCEALLTRLGFAPESWPLTAGTLSGGQHTRLLLARALIGQPDLLLLDEPSNHLDLPTLLWLEQFLQTWGGSFVLVSHDRYLLDQVTNCTWILRDGTLQFFRLPCSAARQALEERDAADAHRRQAEQKEIDRVENSARRLAIWGRVYDNEDLARKAKQMEKRVDRLKEAQTELTAGSQWRLRLQGEALDADRLLALPQLEVRPAADAPALFRLEPLQVKSGDRIAVVGRNGCGKSSLLRQLWRESLRQDPQRVTFHPRVRIGYYDQSLRQLRDGDTLSEALTPFAPLTEEQRKMALIGAGFPYLRHQQPVRSLSGGERSRLLFVGLTLANYSLLLLDEPTNHLDMAGKEQLAETLRRFPGAVMLVTHDRMLIEQSCNRFWLIDRQRLTEWHDLAPVYARLGGDGDGDGQSALNRPAAAPQDDDEDALLAALLSLESKLQEDLARKPRHQKPELQARWRREIAAISARLNLG is encoded by the coding sequence ATGAGCACATTACTTTCTGCACAATCCGTCGGTTACGACAACGCGTTCGGCCCCCTGCTGAGCGAGGTTTCCTTCAGCCTGAAAAAAGGCGATCGCATCGGCTTAATCGGCCACAACGGCTGCGGCAAAAGCACCCTGTTGAAAATCCTCAGCGGCGACCTGCCCGCCGGCGCCGGCAGCGTGACGTCGTCACAGAAATGTCTGATGGCCCTGGTGGAACAGCGGCTGCCGGAAGCGCTGCGCGCCAGCACCCTGCTGGATACGGTGCTGGCGCGCCTGCCGCACAGCCAGCATCTGAGCGAACGCTGGCGCTGCGAGGCGCTGTTGACCCGCCTGGGGTTCGCCCCCGAGAGCTGGCCGCTGACCGCCGGCACGCTCAGCGGCGGCCAGCATACCCGGCTGCTGCTGGCGCGCGCGCTGATTGGCCAACCGGACCTGCTGCTGCTCGACGAACCCAGCAACCATCTGGACCTGCCCACGCTGCTGTGGCTGGAACAATTTCTGCAGACCTGGGGCGGCAGCTTTGTGCTGGTGTCCCACGACCGCTATTTGCTGGATCAGGTCACCAACTGCACCTGGATCCTGCGCGACGGCACCCTGCAGTTCTTCCGTTTGCCCTGTTCCGCCGCGCGCCAGGCGCTTGAGGAGCGGGATGCGGCGGACGCGCATCGCCGCCAGGCCGAGCAAAAGGAGATCGACCGGGTGGAGAACAGCGCCCGGCGGCTGGCGATTTGGGGCCGGGTGTACGACAACGAAGATCTGGCGCGCAAGGCCAAGCAAATGGAAAAGCGCGTCGACCGGCTGAAAGAAGCTCAGACCGAGCTGACCGCCGGCAGCCAGTGGCGGCTGCGGCTGCAGGGCGAGGCGCTGGACGCCGATCGCCTGCTGGCGCTGCCGCAGCTGGAGGTTCGCCCGGCGGCGGATGCGCCGGCGCTGTTTCGCCTGGAGCCGCTGCAGGTGAAGAGCGGCGATCGCATCGCCGTCGTCGGCCGCAACGGCTGCGGCAAATCCTCGCTGTTGCGGCAGCTGTGGCGCGAGTCTCTGCGGCAGGATCCGCAGCGGGTGACCTTCCACCCGCGGGTGCGGATCGGCTATTACGATCAGAGCCTGCGGCAGCTGCGCGACGGGGATACGCTGAGCGAAGCGCTGACGCCGTTTGCGCCGCTGACCGAAGAACAGCGGAAAATGGCGCTGATCGGCGCCGGCTTCCCCTACCTTCGCCATCAGCAGCCGGTGCGTTCGCTGAGCGGCGGCGAACGTTCGCGGCTGTTGTTCGTCGGCCTGACGTTAGCCAATTACTCGCTGCTGTTGCTGGACGAACCCACCAACCACCTGGATATGGCGGGCAAAGAACAGCTGGCGGAAACGCTGCGGCGGTTTCCCGGCGCGGTGATGCTGGTGACCCACGATCGGATGCTGATCGAGCAGAGCTGCAACCGCTTTTGGCTGATCGACCGGCAACGGTTGACGGAATGGCACGATCTGGCGCCGGTTTATGCCCGCCTCGGCGGTGATGGCGATGGCGACGGCCAAAGCGCGCTGAACCGCCCGGCCGCCGCGCCGCAGGATGATGACGAGGACGCGCTGCTTGCCGCCCTGTTGTCGTTGGAAAGCAAGCTGCAGGAGGATCTGGCGCGCAAGCCCCGGCATCAGAAACCCGAGCTGCAGGCGCGCTGGCGACGCGAGATTGCGGCGATTAGCGCCCGGCTGAATCTGGGCTAA
- the fusA gene encoding elongation factor G, with protein MARTTPIERYRNIGISAHIDAGKTTTTERVLFYTGVSHKLGEVHDGAATMDWMAQEQERGITITSAATTCFWNGMQHNYPQHRINIIDTPGHVDFTIEVERSMRVLDGAVMVYDSVGGVQPQSETVWRQANKYKVPRLAFVNKMDRVGADFFRVRKMMIERLKANPVPIVIPIGAEDHFTGVVDLVRMKAILWDEASQGMSFSFEEIPAELRESAQEWRENMIEAAAEASEELTEKYLNQVPLSEEEIVHGLRVRTVAGEIQPMLCGSAFRNKGVQRMLDAVIELMPSPLDVPPMEGHGEHDEIVTRKADDNEKFSALAFKLMTDPFVGQLTFVRVYSGVLAKGDSVYNPIKGKKERIGRIVQMHANDRKDVDELHAGDIAACVGLKDVTTGDTLCDPDAIVTLEKMTFPEPVIAQAIEPKTKSDQEKMGIALQRLSSEDPSFRVRTDEESGQTLIYGMGELHLEIIVDRMRREFGVETATGKPQVSYRETLRKRVTDVEGKFVRQSGGKGQYGHVVLTVEPNEPGKGFEFFDEIKGGVIPGEFIPAVKKGVLEALNNGVLAGYQVVDVKVHLTFGSYHDVDSSEQAFRMAAIFGFKEACRLADPALLEPVMSVEVETPEDYAGNVMGDLSSRRGLVQGMEDIPGGGGKMIHAKVPLSEMFGYSTTLRSMSQGRATYSMEFSHYAEAPRNVAEEIIHHRQR; from the coding sequence ATGGCACGCACTACCCCTATCGAACGCTACCGCAACATCGGCATCTCCGCGCATATCGACGCCGGCAAGACCACCACCACCGAGCGCGTCCTGTTTTACACCGGGGTCAGTCACAAGCTGGGCGAAGTTCACGACGGCGCGGCGACCATGGACTGGATGGCGCAGGAGCAGGAGCGCGGCATCACCATTACCTCGGCGGCCACCACCTGCTTCTGGAACGGCATGCAGCATAATTACCCGCAGCATCGCATCAACATCATCGACACCCCGGGGCACGTCGACTTCACCATTGAGGTGGAGCGTTCGATGCGCGTGCTGGACGGCGCGGTGATGGTCTATGACTCGGTCGGCGGCGTACAGCCGCAGTCGGAAACCGTCTGGCGCCAGGCCAACAAGTACAAAGTGCCGCGGCTGGCGTTCGTCAACAAGATGGACCGCGTCGGCGCCGATTTCTTCCGGGTGCGCAAAATGATGATCGAGCGCCTGAAGGCCAATCCGGTGCCGATCGTCATCCCGATCGGCGCCGAAGACCATTTCACCGGCGTGGTCGATCTGGTGCGGATGAAGGCCATCCTGTGGGACGAGGCTTCGCAGGGCATGAGCTTCAGCTTTGAGGAGATCCCGGCCGAGCTGCGCGAATCGGCTCAGGAATGGCGCGAGAACATGATCGAGGCCGCCGCCGAAGCCTCGGAAGAGCTGACGGAGAAATATCTCAATCAGGTGCCGCTGAGCGAGGAAGAGATCGTCCACGGCCTGCGGGTGCGCACCGTGGCCGGCGAAATCCAGCCGATGCTGTGCGGCTCGGCGTTCCGCAACAAGGGCGTGCAGCGCATGCTCGATGCGGTGATCGAGCTGATGCCTTCGCCGCTCGACGTGCCGCCGATGGAGGGCCACGGCGAACACGATGAGATAGTCACCCGCAAAGCCGACGACAATGAAAAATTCTCGGCGCTGGCGTTCAAACTGATGACCGACCCGTTCGTCGGCCAGTTGACCTTCGTGCGGGTTTATTCCGGGGTGCTGGCGAAAGGCGACAGCGTTTACAACCCGATCAAGGGCAAGAAAGAGCGCATCGGCCGCATCGTGCAGATGCACGCCAACGACCGCAAGGACGTGGATGAGCTGCACGCCGGCGATATCGCCGCCTGCGTCGGGCTGAAGGACGTCACCACCGGCGACACCCTGTGCGATCCCGACGCCATCGTCACGCTGGAGAAAATGACGTTTCCCGAGCCGGTGATCGCCCAGGCGATCGAGCCGAAAACCAAGAGCGACCAGGAAAAAATGGGCATCGCGCTGCAGCGCCTGTCTTCGGAAGATCCTTCGTTCCGGGTGCGCACCGACGAAGAGTCCGGCCAGACCCTCATTTACGGCATGGGCGAACTGCATCTGGAAATCATCGTCGACCGCATGCGGCGCGAATTCGGCGTGGAAACCGCCACCGGCAAGCCGCAGGTCTCCTATCGGGAAACCCTCCGCAAGCGGGTGACCGACGTCGAGGGCAAGTTCGTGCGCCAGTCCGGCGGCAAGGGTCAGTACGGCCACGTGGTGCTCACCGTCGAACCGAATGAGCCGGGTAAAGGCTTCGAATTTTTCGACGAGATCAAGGGCGGCGTGATCCCGGGCGAGTTCATCCCGGCGGTGAAAAAAGGCGTGCTGGAAGCGCTGAACAACGGCGTGCTGGCGGGTTATCAGGTGGTGGACGTCAAGGTGCATCTGACCTTCGGCTCCTACCACGACGTCGACTCCTCGGAGCAGGCATTCCGCATGGCGGCGATCTTCGGCTTTAAAGAAGCCTGCCGCCTGGCGGACCCGGCGCTCCTCGAACCTGTCATGTCGGTCGAGGTGGAAACGCCGGAGGACTACGCCGGCAACGTGATGGGCGATTTATCCTCCCGCCGCGGGCTGGTGCAGGGCATGGAGGATATCCCGGGCGGCGGCGGCAAGATGATCCACGCCAAGGTGCCGCTGTCCGAGATGTTCGGTTACTCGACCACCCTGCGCTCGATGTCGCAGGGGCGCGCCACCTACAGCATGGAGTTCAGCCACTACGCCGAAGCGCCGCGCAACGTGGCCGAAGAGATTATCCATCACCGCCAGCGTTAA